Part of the Micromonospora rhizosphaerae genome is shown below.
CAGCCCGGACAACCCGCTCGGGTTCAACTTCGCGCTCTCCTGCTACCGGCACGACTTCGGCTACCGCAACTACAAGGCGATGGGCCTGTTCTCGGCCAACAAGTCCCGCCTGGACAGCGCCTTCTACGCCGACCTCAAGCGGGTCTGCGCGACGTACAGCTACGTGGTCCGGCCGGCCTGCTACAGCCTGGCCTGGACGTACTACGAGGCGGTCAGCGTCTTCGGCTCCGTCGCCGCCGTCCAGCAGTCCGACATCGACCGCGCCGCCCGGATGAAGGCCGACGCCGAGCGCCGCGCCGCCCTGCGCTGATCCACTCCCGCCTCCTTTCTGTCGATCAAGAGGTTTGCGTCCGGATTCGGCCTGGACGCAGGCCTCTTGATCAACCCGTCGCCAGGACGGGACGGCGAGGGGGCGGGTTCAGGCGTGGTCCGTATGGGTGGCGGGGTCGTGGTCCGGGGCGGGGGCGGGTTGGCGGGGCGCGGCGGCGTCGGCGGGGTGGGCGTCGACGTCGGCGGCACCGAAGCGGACCAGACCGGCCCCCAGGTCGGGGTGCTCCACGCCGAGCGCCAGCGCCGCCGCCTCCTCCAGCCCCAGTTCGCCGCCCTCGCCGTACGCGGCGTCGAACGCCGCGTCGCCGAGCACCCGGCGCAGCTCCGCCTGCCGTTCCAGCCAGTACGGGCCGTAGATGCCCGGGATGGCGCGCAGGTCCGCCCGGGTCGCCTGCGCGGCCCCGAAGAGCCGGGCCGCGGTCAGCGGCTCCTGGCCGAGCGCGCAGCGCACCGCGATCGCGTTCACCGTGTCGCAGGCCCGGCCGAGGTAGCCGTGGCTCATCCGGGAGCGGAGCGCGACCTGCAGGTGTTCATGCGCCGCGACCAGGTCCCCCCGGGCCAGCGCCACCATGCCGAGCAGCATGTCCACCGAGCGGCGGCCCCGCTCGACCGGGCGGGCCGCCTCCACCGGACGGGCCGCGCCGATCAGGTCGGCCGCCTCGTCCAGGGCACCCCGCCGCCAGAGCAGCTCGGCGAGGTTGTAGATGGCGAGCAGCGCGTCGGAGACCACGTCCTGCTCGTGCGCCCAGTCGATGACCTCGCGGCAGACCCGCTCGGCCTCGGCGAACTGTCCCATGTCGACCAGCGGAGCGGCCCGGCCCGCGAGGACCCGGGCGAGCAGCCCCAGGTCGCCGGCCTGCCGCGCGGCCGCCTCGGCGCGCTGGGAGTAGCGCAGCTCCTCACCGAACTCGCCGTCCGCCCCGGCGTGCAGCGAGTGCATGTGGTACGCGGCCGCCAGCTCCGCCTCGGGGATCACCTCGCCGGTCTCGGCGATGCGGCCGTAGAGCCGGAACAGCCAGAGCCGGCCCTCCCGGGCCAGTCCCCGCTCCCGCCACCACTGATCCAGACCGCCGGCCAGCCGCAGCCCGGACCGGGGGCTGCCACCGGTGGCGCACCAGCGCAGCGCGGCGCGTACCTCCCCGGCGAGCGGGTCCAGCGCGTAGAGGGAGAGGGTCACCGGTCGCCCGTCCGGGCCGAGATGGGCGCGTTGCAGGGCGTGGCTGCACCAGGCGACGTGCCGGTCCCGGGCGGTCTGCTCCTCGCCGGCCTCGATCAGCCGCCGGGCCGCGTACGCGCGGATCGGGTCGAGCATCCGGTAGGTGCTGCCCGAGGCGTGCGGCTCGGCCAGCACCATCGACTTGTCCACCAGGACCGAGAGCGGGTCGAGCGGATCGTCGTCGAGCAGCCACTGCACCGTGGGCAGGTCGACCGGGCCGGCGAAGACCGACAGCCAGCGCAGCAGCCGCGCCGAGCGCGCCCCCAGCGTCCGGTACGACCAGGTGACCGTGGCCTGCATGGTGAGGTGCCGTTCGCTGGCCGACCGCTGCACCGCCCGGCTGGCCCGGGTGGGTGGGCTGATCCGGGCCGCGGCGGCCACCAGGTCCACGGTGTCCTGCTGGTTGCCGCTCCAGCCACTCTCCGCCGGCCGGGGCTCGGGCTCGTCCC
Proteins encoded:
- a CDS encoding phospholipase; translation: MSRRLVTLLASGTFALLIVLGVASPAAAAVSREQKLSVLYSWTQTSATSYNAWNAARLNKAAWSEYAFDWSTDYCSSSPDNPLGFNFALSCYRHDFGYRNYKAMGLFSANKSRLDSAFYADLKRVCATYSYVVRPACYSLAWTYYEAVSVFGSVAAVQQSDIDRAARMKADAERRAALR